TCGCCGATACGAGATGAAATTTTACATGGGTTAATAACCTGAATGAAGTTCAATGCTATTGAGgttcaataaatgaaaaaaaaaaaaaattaagcggTATCTTGTATGTACAGTTTGACCGACTATTACGCCATAGATTTAGTCAATATTTCTTGTACAGctgtttttcagaaaaatccCCAAGCAATTGAATAGccattcaatataaatatatacagtgtggaCGAATACTAATAACAAAGATAAGATTATTAATGTAGAAGATTTTAATGTAATGTGTAGCAGCATTGTGTGTTGCCTAACTTGTGGATGGGATATGATTTCTCTTACtcatagagaaaatattaaagacaTAGAGATCGAGGTATGGTAGCTTGTTCAAGTGGGCCCGAACGGCTGACAGAGAGAGGAAGAGCATCGGTGTACCATTCTCTATTTCTCTTTACTTTTCTACTCTGATTGAATCGAAATGAGAAAAGGAGAGAGAGATGCGCTAGAGAGAAGTTAGTAGGATAAGGAAAACGAAGAATCTTCATCGGATTGAGGTAACCAAGCTGTTGGTGGCTGGGTTTACAGGTCCGAcaagtttttgtgaaattcCGTTGCATTATCTTAAACAGTAATATTGAGGTATCCAAGTACAGAGAAAATGTCGTCCAGTAATTTGATAGTAGAACCAGAACGTATGGAAGCAAAAAGAGAGAGCGCCATGTAAGAGGATGCATACTATTGGAAGAATGACAAGGAGCAGCGGTTTACCGCTCTCTCTCTATTTTTATTCGATTCTGATTGGTGTTTTATGTATACAGTTAATCTCCAATTAGAATAGAATAGAGGAAGATAGAGAGTGGTATAACGATTGTCTTTCTCACTTTATCAACAGTTCGGGCCTAATTGAAACAAGCTCCTATACCACGCTTTctctatcttcaatattaacttAATCATTCAGAATCAGGAAATCATATACCCTCACTAGTTATGCAACACACAATACATCAAAATGCGCTTAACAATTCTCTGtcttttcgttttatttttgtgtatttttatgGGAAAGGGTCACGAATTTTCATTAGTCCACTGCAtatactaaatttatttatgttaaaaattatattttattgtaaacgtcattaaaaaaaagttatctaGAAAGCGTGATATTTTGTCATTAAATATTGTGTCActcgattttattttaaattgcgGAAATCAACTTTTGTCTTCTTTTTTAAGTCAAgcataaatatttaatgaatctCCGGCCTATTGTCCGAAATCACATATTTAACTAAATTAAGTTCAAATTTCATGTTAACGATATAAATGCAGTGAAAGTTTCTATTGTCTTTATATGAATCAAACTACcctattaaaatataataactacgtaattataaaattatatgaaacaaTAAGTTGACCTACATTAGGATTTACAATTGAAATTGCCTTCCTATTCTAATTGATTGTAAacgtaaaaaaaatgtttggaacTAGTAACAAACTTctattttatacaataataccctattctattattatatgaaagaatttatatatttttttgttaaaatgtcaCCTAATAACAGTATAAACAATCAGAAATTAGATGCTTTGCATTAAGTTCTAAAGTAACCTTCAAAAGTAATTCAAGCGTGTTTGCTTAACACATATAACGTTGACCTAGATCTTCTTTGACGATGCATATTGTAATAGCGGATACGGAAATGTCTTATTCAATTGAAGGTCGTACGAATATTAACACTTTACAATATTCCGTTAAATATTATACATCGCATTTTTATTGAAgttcaagaaaattaattttttaaagtattattaacgagttttaaacaaaatccatccaaataaaaacgaaaaattaaagtttttactAAGAATTTATCCTGTCATCGTAGTTGCCCTTCAAAAGTTATTCGGGTATAAGAATCCAGAATCGGCCTTTGGTCCATGCTGCTTGGAAGTGGAATACCATTTTTGAacatgaaaaatcgaaaatttataatttccaacatgttttcattttatttatttttatcatgtttttcttcattttgttcGTATTTGTATGTACTTTCCGAGAAAAATACCTTAAATACGacgaaaaattaagaaaataaaaaaaaatcttgaaaactgattttataaatatgacCACAAATAGATTAGACTCCACTTCCaacatttgtttcaatttgtatAATATACAGTATGTGCTTTTTTCCAGATGTACAGAGAAGCTGTTGGTTGGGCGTTTACAGCTCTTTTGATATCCAGTTCTCTGGTAGGTACATTTTCGTACCCAAATGTTCAAATCAACTCCAAGCCAGTAGCATCTGTAGCGGCCGAATCGCAACCGGAGCTCCGTAATTTTTATCCCGTTAAAGGACCCAGGGACGTACTTCAATTACAAAGAGCCGAGAGAAAATATGCAGAAAAACCAAATGCTATTAAAAAAGTTGCTTTAGATCGATTAGACGATGTAGAAACAAATTCCATAGCGGAAAGTAGCGACAATTCCATCACCAACGGCGGAGGATTTTCCTGGTCGAACTTATTAGGTGAGTTTCCATCCATTTATTAATCCTTCATAATTTTGTCACCGAAATAAAGACGTTTAAgagtatttttttcttagtgaatattgttttcaaatatttaactcTACCttgagtattttatttatacatttttaatgtctatagtttgttttttttatatatccaaaaaaaacagttattattttaatgaaattcaaGTATAAACAACGCCATCTCAATTATAAATTGGAAGTTGAGCGCTCTGCTGCATCGACAGGAAACTGTAAAATCTAAAAATGAGTAAAACATGTAGCTATGGAGATGGGATTTGCAGTAccatctgtttttttttcaaacttaaaGAAGTTACTGTGAATGTTATAGggaaaaatattgttcaatattACAACCCgtaaattaattgttatttatttccaaaaatgctctaaatttggtataaaaatcattattagaTGTGTAAACTAATGACACGTAATACAAAGCatgtttgtagaaaattttatgcaaaCAACCTATATATCTAGGCAGTAATCAAGAACTAAAACCGTTTATAGTCCCAGTTCTAACTTTGTTACGCTGTGCTTGAgctttctattttatatttatacttaatAGTACCGTGAGCATTTCATCCACACATTTTTCATTGgcataatttattcaaaatattatatgaatatGATGTATCTTCACAATAAACACTGAATATGgctcattattttatttctataaaatcaaaatgttagCAACGCCATcttaatttttaattgcaaACTTTATAAATGAGTTACTCAGCTATATCGCAGGAAACTGTAAAATAAAGATGGCACTCCAGCAGTAAGTATAGAGACTGGAAGTTTTAGTTATACCACTGTTACTTTTAAACTaacagtttttcaaaacaaattttactctcataataattaaaaaacgaCAATTATAAAAACTTGATACTGTAACGGGTTTTCGGAAAAATATAATCATCGAAACCCATGAATCTACTGTTACATCTTTCTAAAAATCTCCTATGGAAAATAGTTATTAGAGGTGTAGGCATTTTTATGAACTGTTTATATGgaatataatgaattatttgtaGGAATGGTGATGCAAATGATTTTTAGTCCAGGCGGTAATCAAGGACCAAATAAATCCGACGATTTAGACACCCCCGTCCAGCCATCCCCATGGGCGAATTTACTTTCTGTCGGCTTAAAAATTTTAACTGCCATTTTAGGAGGTGGCAACACCGGCGATGGAATCGATAAAGTTGATAACGGAAATTCACCGCTACaggtaaattttaaattttttaatagataaattttgaccataaacaaatgttattattttaattgggATTTAATTGGGGAAATGGTAATTTTTAagttattggaaatattttttgtataggGATTTCAGAAAGTGTGGAGAGAATgtattttaagttataaaatataactttttttcctaATATAAAGACAAATTAGACCTTTGTTTATTAGACTACGAGAGAACTCTTATAAATtctgaacaaaaaacaaatatgataGTTATATAATTTGTTAGCAATACATTCTCTGCAGACTAACTATATtatgtaaatagaaaaaaaagctTCGCTTTTAGTcatttaaataatgtaaatatattatgGACCCtccataaaatatatatttaaaaattattggcACTAAGTAGTAGCTTAAAAATTGCACAGGGTGTTCTGGCGGCCGTAGTATCAGCTGTTGTGGGAGACAGAGATCCTGATCAAGTTAATAAGATTGCTAGGCAGGCTGGTGAGGTATGTCTTCAAATAAACTTGACATTTATTAACACACTAACACAAAATGctcaaaataatatgaatatatcCGAACACTTTCACGCCACTCCCTGTAAACTTAAGTatacacaaattttttatattctatccTTTTCTATTGACCGTATAACACGtattcatgttgtaggtgaAATGAACATTTGAGTTAACATGAAAAGACACAAACTTATTATATTCTATCTTTTTCTATTGACAGTAGAAACAATACCAATAATTGATAACGCAGAATTAACATTCGAGTGCTGTAAACTAACAATATGGCGGCTTGATAAAAAACCTGtggttcaaaataaatttctgagactttttgcatttttgataaaactagtTACCCTTTGGCATTATACAAAGTGGTTTTGTCGGAATCGTGGAATTACCGCTACGAAAGCCTTCTCGATAGTGATTTATGGCGCTAGATATCCACGGGATTTAGTTGAAATTATATGGGGGTAAAGTggaacataaaattaataataaatttcgatCAAGTAATATTTTCTGTCAGCTGTCAATTTTAAAACTGTCATCAGATAgcgaaaaatatcaataaggtTTTATCAGTTACATTCAGATTATTGCGTTGTATTTGATAGAagtattatacaggatgtcactTGTGACTGGTGGGAGAGGGTTGTTACTCAATGATAGAGCACGATAAACATGCTTGATATGtagtgaaaaatataaaatactatttGCTTAGAAATACTGGTGGTCAGATATGGTATTAGTACACAACACCTCTAATACGAtatgaatatacagggtgtggcataataacaatatattaaacattatttaccCCTCCATGTATAGTTCAGATAGAATAatccatttgaaaaaaaatatgtagactGGAGTTTCGTtagacattatttataattaactttttttgttagtttataAACATAGTGGTGAACCTTCTGGACGCATTAAAAACATCTTTTTCACATCGTTCATTACAAGCAAGGAGCGTGGGTAAAAAGGATTCGATCAGCGATGCCGCTACGGCCAGTCTTGCTATGATGAAAGGTTACATGAGATCCTTATCAACTGGAGATACTAAATGTATGGAAAGATACGTTTGTCAAGCAAACAGCGAATGTTCAAAAGATATTGGACAAAGTTCTTTGTACTGTCATCTAGGAAGGTAAATTTTTATacacataaaattatttttataaaaatttaattacgtAGTCAATTTAGAACTTTCCAATactataaaacattatttattttttgcgcaacctaacctaacctaatatttCACGTAAATTGATTTAGATaacaaaaatagtaatttttcataagtaaaacaattcttttttaattctaacaCTTTTaagatttgatttgaaatcTAAAAGGAATTTCATGATATCTAGTTCTCTTTGTTATCTTATAGAAAAGCAAATTATATCCTGTCGAAACTACAAGCTGTTATCTTATCgttttaaagatatttttttagttttgatttcacttcataatatttgaaattctgtTAACTTTGGAAGTTTTCctattgatacatttttattcGGCAATTAACTAAAATGCAATTCTTCAATAGTCACAAATTACCACAGAACATTACCTTGGGTATGTTCCTTGGTAATACCCTTAGGTGTGTTCTGTGCTTAAATTGAATCAACATGACAGTTGTTTGCATCGTTGCCACgttgtaatataataaatatattgaaacgtTAAAACCCTCCGTatcatttaaaaacataatGATATGTTAAGACGTTTGAGTTTAGTGCATTAATTTGAAAAcagttatattttaaataagcaACACAGCTGCCAACGTGTGAAACAATATTTACACATTAAGTTCAGTGATTGCATTTGTTACTGTTGTGTCAAAATTGTAAACTCAATGTGAAATCTCTTCAACTCAACCGTTGTATgcaagtaaataatttttgtatatgagGGTGATACCAAAACTATTTGATTCTGACATAAATGATTATtgtttgtaacaatttttaaattgggAAAAATTATCTTTTACAGCTACGCTATTAGTTATGTTATGGAAAAATCGTTGGGATCATCGTTTGACGTTTTCTACGAAGCTGGAAGACGGGGCCGTTACGGAGACAACTGCCgcgaaaaatatttagaatgtaaCGAAGtataaaaatcagaaaaaaaacaggactttattaatttattcttattgaatttttaaaattcgtcCAATTTAGTAAAAGTTAGGTTAAGAAATtggattgaatttttattgtgtCAAATAGGACtagattaaatttattaaatttttacgaaaaaaaattggaaaatgacAAAACCAAAGTCGTATAAAATGGGCTCTTATcgaattatttctttaaaatgtttATCTGATGGTGAAAAAGCCCCTTTATCCAAGTAAAATTGTTTGTTATGCTGGATTTATCgctagattaaaaaataaatatatcaattgaGCAATATTTATAATAGGTTTTACAGCAATGATTTTAAATCATGAAACagtgaaattcaaatttaagaTTAATCAAAATACCtattattctacaaaaaaaaaacgaaacacCCCAACAGTCCTTGGGAAGAGATATTAGCAATCAAAACAagcattttcaacaaaattatctTCATAATAGTTGGTAACATTGTAACCGCCATACTTCGAAATACAAATCAGATCCTGGTCATTAGTAATGACGTCATGAATTAacttttcattgttttaaaaggatggagatgtttattattacaacaattagTCATTTTTGAGACATAATTTGTCTCATAGCGATTTTATTCAATAagaaatttcaacaattaatgaTAATTACTCGGTTATCTATGGTTACTACGTCACACTTCTGGACTGCAAAAATGGAGTCGAAATGATAATTTCCCAGATGGAAGAGACAATAAACGTTCATATGTGCGAACGTACTAATGTCGTAAGCtgccattttgattttatctatCTAAATTGCTGTATAACCAATTATGACgcattatttatataatctaGTGGGTTTTTTATACGTATTTTGTATAGTATTTATTTTAGCAATGTAATAactatttacataattttttttcgttttattttcttttagaaaagGAATATGACTGGACGTAGATGCGGTTTCTATTTTGAGCCGCTCTAATCTTATTTATTGTATGAGAAAAATGAATGTGTGAGCTACGAAAGGATTTCAGTGTGAATGATGGTAATTTATATAATGAtagaattagttttttatttgtaaaaaattgctCTAATTATGTGTTGTTGCAAAAGtaggtttatttattttctaaatatatactatttattattatgacgTTTTTATTTTCACCTCAccctttctttatttttattaaaatatatgtgTACATATGTTGTGATTGaacaaatctaaatatttaatcagaaaaaaaaatataacgtgGCAACGTTGTATAATTTCTATCATTTACGTTCTTTCCATTTCACCGAAAAGTAATTTCTCCGTTACACGAGTGTAACGGTGTAATAGTGTAAGAGTTTTTTAAActggaaaaccctcgtaagaagtgatcgaaagtgccggaaaactCACCTGAAAAACCTTATCTATTAGGTTTTTGGGGTCTCAACTAAGAGCAGTGttatagcgcaagaagttttgcttaatggaaaattatttttgatgtctccattcaaaatatctgtttgaTCTACCcgaaattaaaacgaagaaaaaaGTCATAGGaagccaaaaaaaaagaaataaaagacaAAGGTCGTAAGAATTCTGGTAC
The window above is part of the Diorhabda sublineata isolate icDioSubl1.1 chromosome 3, icDioSubl1.1, whole genome shotgun sequence genome. Proteins encoded here:
- the LOC130442041 gene encoding uncharacterized protein LOC130442041; its protein translation is MYREAVGWAFTALLISSSLVGTFSYPNVQINSKPVASVAAESQPELRNFYPVKGPRDVLQLQRAERKYAEKPNAIKKVALDRLDDVETNSIAESSDNSITNGGGFSWSNLLGMVMQMIFSPGGNQGPNKSDDLDTPVQPSPWANLLSVGLKILTAILGGGNTGDGIDKVDNGNSPLQGVLAAVVSAVVGDRDPDQVNKIARQAGEFINIVVNLLDALKTSFSHRSLQARSVGKKDSISDAATASLAMMKGYMRSLSTGDTKCMERYVCQANSECSKDIGQSSLYCHLGSYAISYVMEKSLGSSFDVFYEAGRRGRYGDNCREKYLECNEV